In Streptomyces sp. NBC_00091, the following proteins share a genomic window:
- a CDS encoding GNAT family N-acetyltransferase: MGRRLVPLTLDNLQDLPRRCRSCVFWELDPVTGEAAVKAGTPELEKEAWISSVLLDWGSCGRVVYVDEVPVGFVLYAPPAYVPRAASFPTSPVSPDAVQLITAWIMPGYQGQGLGRVMVQTVAKDLLRRGFKAIEAFGDARWERPACLLPADHLLSVGFKTVRPHPSHPRLRLELRTTLSWKEDVELALDRLLGGARARKEPALRPL, encoded by the coding sequence ATGGGTCGTCGGCTGGTACCGCTCACGCTGGACAACCTCCAGGACCTGCCCAGGCGTTGCAGGAGCTGCGTGTTCTGGGAGCTGGATCCGGTCACCGGTGAGGCTGCCGTGAAGGCCGGCACCCCGGAGCTGGAGAAGGAGGCCTGGATCTCCTCCGTCCTGCTGGACTGGGGTTCCTGCGGCCGGGTGGTCTACGTGGACGAGGTCCCGGTGGGGTTTGTGCTGTACGCGCCGCCCGCCTACGTGCCGAGGGCCGCCTCCTTCCCGACCAGCCCGGTGTCCCCGGACGCGGTGCAGCTGATCACGGCCTGGATCATGCCGGGGTATCAGGGGCAGGGCCTGGGGCGGGTGATGGTCCAGACGGTGGCGAAGGATCTGCTGCGGCGGGGCTTCAAGGCGATCGAGGCCTTCGGCGACGCGCGGTGGGAGCGGCCCGCCTGCCTGCTGCCGGCCGACCATCTGCTGTCGGTGGGCTTCAAGACCGTACGCCCCCACCCGTCCCATCCCCGGCTGAGGCTGGAGCTGCGTACGACGTTGTCGTGGAAGGAAGACGTGGAGCTGGCCCTGGACCGCCTGTTGGGCGGGGCGAGGGCCCGGAAGGAACCGGCACTGCGCCCGCTGTGA
- a CDS encoding ParB/RepB/Spo0J family partition protein, with protein MSERRRGLGRGLGALIPAAPQEKTPVVGGGSTSPSAVPVLPSERGVAAAKLAALVQADVVSRETSAAAEAAAVPVPVQPEADAVAGATFAELPMDAITPNPRQPREVFDEDALAELVTSIKEVGLLQPVVVRQATPGRYELIMGERRWRACREAGLERIPAIIRATDDEKLLLDALLENLHRAQLNPLEEAAAYDQLLQDFNCTHDQLADRIGRSRPQVSNTLRLLRLSPAVQRRVAAGVLSAGHARALLSVEDSEEQDRLAHRIVAEGLSVRAVEEIVTLMASEPSSTVKPKGPRAGARVSPALSELATRLSDRFETRVKVDLGQKKGKITVEFASMEDLERILGTLAPGEGRVLEQGSSDE; from the coding sequence GTGAGTGAGCGACGTAGGGGTCTGGGGCGGGGGCTCGGCGCGCTGATTCCGGCGGCTCCCCAGGAGAAGACGCCCGTGGTGGGCGGTGGGTCGACGTCTCCGTCGGCCGTGCCGGTGCTGCCGTCGGAGCGGGGAGTCGCCGCGGCGAAGCTCGCTGCGCTGGTTCAGGCGGATGTTGTTTCACGTGAAACATCGGCGGCGGCCGAGGCGGCGGCTGTTCCGGTCCCGGTGCAGCCGGAGGCCGACGCGGTGGCCGGGGCGACGTTCGCGGAGCTTCCGATGGACGCGATCACGCCGAACCCGCGCCAGCCGCGCGAGGTGTTCGACGAGGACGCCCTGGCCGAGCTGGTGACCTCCATCAAGGAGGTGGGTCTGCTCCAGCCGGTGGTCGTGCGGCAGGCGACCCCCGGCCGCTATGAACTGATCATGGGAGAGCGGCGCTGGCGGGCCTGCCGTGAGGCGGGGCTGGAACGCATCCCGGCGATCATCCGGGCGACGGACGACGAGAAGCTGCTCCTGGACGCGCTCCTGGAGAACCTGCACCGTGCGCAGCTGAACCCCCTGGAGGAGGCGGCCGCGTACGACCAGCTGCTCCAGGACTTCAACTGCACGCACGACCAGCTGGCGGACCGGATCGGCCGTTCGCGTCCGCAGGTCTCCAACACCCTCCGCCTGCTCAGGCTCTCCCCCGCGGTGCAGCGCCGGGTGGCCGCGGGCGTGCTCTCGGCCGGCCATGCGCGGGCGCTGCTGTCGGTGGAGGACTCCGAGGAGCAGGACCGCCTCGCGCACCGGATCGTGGCCGAGGGGCTGTCGGTGCGCGCGGTCGAGGAGATCGTGACGCTGATGGCCTCGGAGCCGTCGAGCACGGTGAAGCCGAAGGGCCCGCGGGCGGGCGCGCGGGTGTCCCCGGCGCTCAGCGAGCTGGCGACGCGTCTGTCGGACCGCTTCGAGACGCGCGTGAAGGTGGATCTGGGCCAGAAGAAGGGCAAGATCACCGTCGAGTTCGCGTCGATGGAGGATCTGGAGCGGATTCTGGGGACGCTGGCGCCGGGTGAGGGCCGGGTCCTGGAGCAGGGCTCTTCGGACGAGTAG
- a CDS encoding ParA family protein produces MAGSVHREPAAEESDTVRSDANLAGPMADPVPGPRSESPGEDVSRETSSPLVDNDETEDTPIGRAAQLAVEALGRTGAALPRPAQTRIMVVANQKGGVGKTTTTVNLAASLALHGARVLVIDLDPQGNASTALGIDHHADVPSIYDVLVDSRPLLEVVQPVVDVEGLFCAPATIDLAGAEIELVSLVARESRLQRAIQAYEQPLDYILIDCPPSLGLLTVNAMVAGAEVLIPIQCEYYALEGLGQLLRNVDLVRAHLNPALHVSTILLTMYDGRTRLASQVAEEVRTHFSKEVLRTSIPRSVRISEAPSYGQTVLTYDPGSSGALSYLEAAREIALRGAGIHYDAQHAHLGAGMNSTQSVAEGIQ; encoded by the coding sequence ATGGCAGGCTCTGTTCATCGCGAGCCCGCTGCCGAGGAGAGTGACACCGTGCGGTCCGACGCCAACCTCGCGGGGCCGATGGCCGATCCGGTCCCCGGTCCCCGCTCTGAATCACCGGGCGAGGATGTTTCACGTGAAACATCCTCGCCCCTCGTGGACAACGATGAGACCGAGGACACCCCGATCGGTCGTGCCGCCCAGCTGGCGGTCGAGGCCCTGGGGCGTACCGGAGCGGCTCTGCCGCGGCCGGCGCAGACCCGGATCATGGTCGTGGCCAACCAGAAGGGCGGCGTGGGCAAGACCACGACGACCGTGAATCTGGCGGCCTCGCTGGCCCTGCACGGTGCGCGCGTCCTGGTCATCGACCTCGACCCGCAGGGCAATGCCTCCACCGCGCTGGGGATCGACCACCACGCGGATGTGCCGTCGATCTACGACGTCCTCGTGGACAGTCGGCCGCTGCTGGAGGTCGTCCAGCCGGTGGTGGACGTGGAAGGGCTCTTCTGTGCCCCGGCCACGATCGACCTCGCGGGCGCGGAGATCGAGCTGGTGTCGCTGGTGGCCCGTGAGAGCCGGCTCCAGCGGGCGATCCAGGCCTACGAGCAGCCGCTCGACTACATCCTCATCGACTGCCCGCCCTCGCTGGGCCTGCTGACGGTGAACGCCATGGTCGCGGGCGCGGAGGTGCTGATCCCGATCCAGTGCGAGTACTACGCACTGGAGGGGCTGGGGCAGCTGCTGCGCAACGTCGACCTGGTGCGGGCCCATCTGAACCCGGCCCTGCACGTGTCGACGATCCTCCTGACGATGTACGACGGCAGGACGCGGCTGGCCTCGCAGGTGGCGGAGGAGGTGCGCACCCACTTCAGCAAGGAGGTGCTGCGCACCAGCATCCCGCGGTCGGTACGGATCTCGGAGGCTCCGAGCTACGGGCAGACGGTTCTCACGTACGACCCGGGTTCCAGCGGTGCCCTCTCCTATCTGGAGGCGGCGCGGGAGATCGCGCTGCGCGGGGCCGGAATCCATTACGACGCCCAGCACGCCCATCTGGGCGCGGGCATGAACAGCACGCAGAGTGTGGCGGAGGGGATCCAGTGA
- the rsmG gene encoding 16S rRNA (guanine(527)-N(7))-methyltransferase RsmG, giving the protein MTEAAELPPAPEEAPPAPEVARAVFGEFFPEAVRYAELLADAGVKRGLIGPREVPRLWERHLLNCAVLSEVVPEGVTVCDVGSGAGLPGIPLALVRRDLKITLLEPLLRRTTFLQEVVELLGLDHVTVVRGRAEEVLGKLQPVHVVTARAVAPLDRLAGWGVPLLRPYGEMLALKGDTAEEELVSAKVALTKLGVVKTSVLHVGEGIVDPMSTVVRVEVGESPGGVRFAAKRAKAARVGRTRRRR; this is encoded by the coding sequence GTGACGGAGGCAGCGGAGCTTCCCCCGGCGCCTGAGGAGGCGCCCCCGGCGCCCGAGGTGGCGCGCGCGGTGTTCGGTGAGTTTTTCCCGGAAGCTGTGCGGTATGCGGAGCTGCTGGCGGACGCGGGGGTCAAGCGCGGCCTGATCGGGCCGCGCGAGGTTCCCCGGCTGTGGGAACGGCACCTGCTCAACTGCGCGGTGCTCTCCGAGGTGGTGCCCGAGGGCGTCACCGTGTGCGATGTGGGCTCGGGCGCCGGCCTGCCCGGTATCCCGCTCGCCCTGGTGCGGCGGGACCTGAAGATCACCCTGCTGGAGCCCCTGCTGCGCCGGACGACCTTCCTTCAGGAGGTCGTGGAGCTGCTCGGGCTGGACCACGTCACGGTGGTGCGCGGCCGGGCCGAGGAGGTGCTCGGAAAGCTCCAGCCGGTGCACGTGGTGACGGCCCGCGCGGTGGCCCCGCTGGACCGGCTCGCGGGCTGGGGCGTGCCGCTGCTGCGTCCTTACGGGGAGATGCTGGCCCTGAAGGGCGACACCGCCGAGGAGGAGCTGGTCTCGGCGAAGGTCGCGCTGACCAAGCTGGGTGTGGTGAAGACCTCGGTGCTCCACGTGGGCGAGGGCATCGTCGATCCGATGTCCACGGTGGTCCGCGTGGAGGTCGGAGAAAGCCCCGGCGGGGTGAGGTTCGCGGCCAAGCGGGCTAAGGCCGCGCGGGTGGGGCGGACGCGCAGGCGCCGTTGA
- a CDS encoding R3H domain-containing nucleic acid-binding protein, producing MTEGTTTAAAESGDTLTRLEQEGEIAADYLEGLLDIADLDGDIDMDVEADRAAVSIVSDSAGRELQKLVGRDGEVLEALQELTRLAVHRETGDRSRLMLDIAGFRAKKREELAALGAKAAEDVKASGEPLKLAPMTPFERKVVHDAVAAAGLKSESEGEEPQRFVVVLPA from the coding sequence GTGACGGAAGGCACCACCACCGCCGCCGCTGAGAGTGGCGACACCCTGACCCGCCTCGAGCAGGAGGGTGAGATCGCGGCCGACTACCTTGAGGGTCTGCTGGACATCGCCGACCTGGACGGCGACATCGACATGGACGTCGAGGCCGACCGTGCCGCGGTGTCGATCGTCAGCGACTCCGCCGGCCGCGAGCTGCAGAAGCTCGTGGGCCGCGACGGCGAGGTCCTGGAGGCCCTTCAGGAGCTGACCCGCCTCGCCGTGCACCGGGAGACCGGGGACCGCAGCCGGCTGATGCTGGACATCGCCGGCTTCCGGGCGAAGAAGCGCGAGGAGCTGGCGGCGCTGGGTGCCAAGGCCGCCGAGGACGTGAAGGCCTCGGGCGAGCCGCTGAAGCTGGCCCCGATGACGCCGTTCGAGCGCAAGGTCGTCCACGACGCCGTGGCGGCCGCCGGCCTGAAGAGCGAGTCCGAGGGCGAGGAGCCGCAGCGCTTCGTCGTTGTGCTCCCGGCCTGA